The sequence below is a genomic window from Acidimicrobiia bacterium.
AACCACCGGCTCGTCGGTGGTGATCGCCTCGAGGAGCGGACGCGTCAGCAGGTAGTCCTCACTGAAGATGTCTTCTTCGAGCCGGCCCCAGTCGGACCCCTGGTCGGCCTGGATTCGAAGCAACTGCTTCTTGTAGTTCCACTCGTAGAGCGCTTTGGATTCGTCCAGACCTTCGTAACACTGCAAACGAATCAACCGCCTGTCGTGGACGGCTGCGAGCGCCTTGGCGAGTTCGGTCTTGCCGACGCCGGCCGGCCCCTCGATCAGCACCGGCTTGCCGAGCCGCTCGGCCAGGAACACCACCTGGGCGATCCGATCGTCGGCCAGGTACTTGACGTCCTCGAGAGCTGCCTTGACTTCGCGGGGTTCGGCGAACGTGATCATGAACGAATCTGGCCTTCTCCATACAACACATATTTCTCAGTGGTGAGCGCCTCGAGGCCCATGGGGCCGCGAACATGCAGCTTCTGGGTCGAGATACCGATCTCGGCCCCGAACCCGAACTCCTCACCGTCGGTGAATCGAGTCGACGCGTTCACCATCACGACAGCACTGTCGGTCTCGCGGACAAACCGTTCGGCGGCTTCGAGATTCGCAGTCACTATGGCCTCGGTATGTCCGCTGGAGAACATCCGAATGTGCTCGACCGCCTCATCGAACGACGCGACCACCTTGACGGCCATCTTCAGATCCAGGTACTCGGTCGGCCAGTCCTCGTCCGTGGCGGCAACGAGATCGGGAAGGATGGCCCTTGCCGCCGCGTCTCCTCGCAACTCGACTCCGAAGTCCCTGAGACGCCCGGCGATGACGGGAAGAAACTGGTCCGCCACGTCGCCATGGACGATCAGCTTCTCTGCAGCATTGCACACGCCCGGCCGGTGTGTCTTGGCGTTGAAAGCGATGTCGGCGGCCATCGAGAGGTCGGCCGAGGCATCGACGTATACATGGCAGTTGCCGGCACCGTCGATGACGAATGGCACGGTCGCCTGCTCCTCGATGGCCGCGATGAGACCCGGACCACCCCGCGGGACCAGCA
It includes:
- a CDS encoding glutamate-5-semialdehyde dehydrogenase; translation: MLRSQLHSAGMIDQIGQKAKRAARLLATLDPATKTGVLGTMAAELEARVEQILSANADDMGDARAQGVSGALLDRLALNPERVVAIANGLRTVAALPDPVGSLTGGWVLVNGIRLQRMRVPLGVVAIIYEARPNVTADAAGLCFKSGNAAILRGSSYTLRSNNAIAGALRAALGKHGLPEDAVQLMQDTSRQAATALMQAREWIDLLVPRGGPGLIAAIEEQATVPFVIDGAGNCHVYVDASADLSMAADIAFNAKTHRPGVCNAAEKLIVHGDVADQFLPVIAGRLRDFGVELRGDAAARAILPDLVAATDEDWPTEYLDLKMAVKVVASFDEAVEHIRMFSSGHTEAIVTANLEAAERFVRETDSAVVMVNASTRFTDGEEFGFGAEIGISTQKLHVRGPMGLEALTTEKYVLYGEGQIRS